The following DNA comes from Sporomusaceae bacterium.
AGCATTCCGCCGGAAATCGCCGATACGATTATCGCCACCATTATCTATTTTGCGGCGACGAGCGCGCTGATGGAGAAGGGCGTCGACAAGGTCGTGAAGCGGCTGAAGGGAGGGGTCTGACGTGTGGGAGCTTGTTGAGCGGATCTCGCCTTATGCGGTCGCATTCACCGTGCCGCTGCTGATAACGGCGACCGGCGGTCTGTACTCCGAGCGCAGCGGCGTGATCAACATCGGGCTGGAGGGCCTGATGGTCGTCGGGTCTTTTGCGGCGGCGCTGACGATAGCCGCGCTGCAGCCGGTCATGGGCGGCGAGGCGCTGTGGCTGGGGCTGCTGGCGGCGGTGGCGGCGGGGGCGCTGTTTTCGCTGCTGCATGCGTTCGCGAGCGTCAGCCTGCACGCCAACCAGGTGATCAGCGGAACGGCCATTAATATGATCGCCGGGGCGCTCACGGTGTTCATCGCCCGCAACGTGACCGGCAGCGGCAACATCCAGGTAAGCCCGTTCGCCCGCTTCGACATTCCGGGGCTGAGCGATTTCCCGGTGGTTGGGAAGCTGCTGTTCGCCAATACCTATCCGACGACCTGGCTTTGTCTGCTGATTTTCGCGGCGGCTTATTTCGTCCTGTACAGGACGGTTTTCGGGCTGCGCCTGAGGGCTTGCGGGGAGCATCCCCAGGCGGTGGCCTCGGCGGGGGTGGACGTCGGGCGGATACGCTATGCGGCGGTGGTGATATCGGGCGCCTGCGCCGGACTGGGAGGGGCCATCGTGCTGACGACGTTTTCGGGGGAGTTTAACGGCACGGTCTTCGGGCTGGGCTTCCTGGCGCTGGCGGCACTGATCTTCGGGCAATGGAAACCGCTCGGCATTCTGGGGGCGACTTTTTTCTTCGGCTTCGCCAGCACGGTCGCGACGTCGGCCCAGGCTATTCCGGCGCTGGCGTATATTCCCGGCGTGGCGCTCAAGACTTTCCCGTATGTCTTGACGCTGCTCGTGCTGGTGGTGTTCTCGAAAACGACCCGGCCGCCGCGCGCGTCCGGCGAGCCCTTCGAGCCGGGGAAACGCTAGCGGCGCGGCCGGGGAGACGGAAGAGATAAGATGACAGGGAAATGGCGTGGGACTGCGGCCCAAGGCATATAATGAAGGAAACGGAAAGGATGATGGGGATGGCGCGGTTGACACGGGATTTTTTCGAGAGCGGCGAGGTGCTGTTTGTCGGCTTTTCGAGCCGGAACGCCGGCTTCAGCCGCAAGCTTTACAATGCCTTCACGGCGGCGGGGATAAAGGTCTATCCGCTGAATCCCAAGGGGAGCGCCGATCCGGCGGTGAAGGTGTACCGCAGCCTGGACGAACTGCCGGCCGTCCCGGAGGCGGCGTACGTACTGCTCGGCGGCGGCAAGGCCGGGGGTCTCGTCCGCGAGCTGGCGGCGGGCGGCGTGAAGCGCATCATGTTCCACCTCGGCAAGACGGCGGACGCGGCCGTGCTGGAGGAGTGCCGGGCGCTCGGGGTGGAGACGGCGGTGGCCTGCCCGCTGATGCTGCTCGGCGGCGGCATCCACCGGCTGCACGGCTGGCTGGCCGGCGTGCGGCGGTAGGATGGATAGGACGAAAGCCCCGGTCGGGAGGTACCCGGCCGGGGTTGTGTTTTTGCGGGTAAGGGCAAGCAGGATAAAAGAACGGCATGCCGAAGGAGTTTGTGCGAGCGTTGGGGGCTAATGTCTACGCAAATTGTGGTGGGAGGCGTCGATATGAAAAAAAGGGTTGCCTGGTTACTGGTGCTCTGCCTGATCGTCCTGGCAAATACGGCGTTCGCCGCGAACTGGGTATATGTTTGTCAAGATGATACATTTGGCTTCCCCGTATACATCGATAGCGAATCGGTGGTCAAAGACGGCGACAAGCTGAGCTTCTGGTGGGAGATAGTGGAGACCGATAAGACGAAGAATGTGTGGAAAATCGAGGCCACGTTGGCAAGCCCCCGCATGTACCGGGAAATATACGACTGGGGCGCCAGCGGCTGGAGAAAGGTGCGGGCCGGCTCCGACCACGACAAAGCAATCACAGCCGCGCTCAAGTATGCCAAAGAAGGCAAAGACAGCGGACAAAAGCCCACGCCATAGATTGCCGCCGTGGGTAGGGGTGCGAACAGACCGGCCGGGAGGTACCCGGCCGGTCTTTGTATCTATCGCCGCTTTTCTACCTACACTATGGATAAAGCTTGGGAAAGGTGGTTGCGCGATGCCGGTATACAGGGTATTTGTGGACGACGAGGATACGGGGGACTATGTTACGGCCTCCAGCCCCGAAGACGCTTACATGGATGTGGCCGCGGCGTGGCCGCTCACGTACGAATCGAAAGTGCGGCTGGAACAGGTCGATTCTCCCGAGGGCCGGCCGGGCTTGCCCGCAGGGCGGCGGACGATAGCGGACGCGGGGCTGTCTCTGCCGGAGCAGGAGCTGAAGCTGCCCGGCCCGCGGCAGGAGGGGTAAGCTGGCGTCTCAGGTGATTTCGCAAGACAGGGGATGGTTTCGTGGGGGATTCGTTCAAGATCGTGCCGACCAAGGACACGGCCAACACGCGGGTGAGCGGCCAGAAGTTCGCCGATTACCGCGGCCCCGACGGCGGCGGCCCGACCGTGCGGCGCAAAACGCCAGCGGGCAGGGGGAAGTGAGGGGGAGCTACAAAGACCGGCCGGGAGATGCTCGGCCGGTCTTTGTTTGGGTGTGTGGGGGTAATGGCCGGCCGCTTATCCGTCGCTGGCAGCCGGTACTGCCCTTCGAGGGCCGCAGGCTTCTTGCTCGTCCTCCGGGCGAACGCGCCGTACGGCTTGGGCCTTCGCCGCGAGCACCGTCGCCTACGGGCGTCCATGCCCGAAGGCTCCTCGCGCGTCCGTCCATGGACGCGCGCACCCGCAGGGGGTAGGCCGCAGTTCTAAGCGCTAAAGCGCCAAGAACATGCGCACTGCGGCGGCGTGCGGCCCTGCGCCAACGGCGCGTATTCGCCCTTCGCAATGAGCAAGCGCGCCTGCGACCCTCGAAGGGCAAGCCTTCAAAATTCTCCCTCAATATTTTGTCCATGTTTGGCGGGGGCGGCGCTGGGTGCGGCCCCGTATAGCGAGCGGAGGCGGCGGCCGCTACTTAGCGAGAGAGCCGGTAGCAGCACCGCGCGAGCGGCCATGGACGGCCGCGAGAACCGACAAATGAACATGGAAGTGATTTTGGCGGTGGCGCGGTGCTGTCGGCGACGAGCTTACGTAAGACCGCCGCCGGAGCGTGGGGCAATCCAGCGCCGCCCCCCGCCGGCTAGATAAGCCCGGAGAACGAGGAAGAGAACCTGTAGGTTTCGAGGAAAGAGAAAAAAACCCGACTGGAATTTACTCCGGCCGGGTCTTTCGTTATTTTACCAGTTCCTGCGCCCGTTCGAGGTCTTCGGGGGTGTTGATGTTGATGAAGGCGGTGTCGTCGGGGAGGAGGGCGCGGATTTCGGTTTCTTGGAGGTAGCGGACGTTGACTTGGGGGAAGAAGGAGATGACGCGCCGGTCGCCGCGGGCTAGGCACGCTTCGGCGGGCGCGAGGCAGGCCGCCGAGTAGATGGTGTGCAGCGGCTCGGGGCGCTCGCCGAACTGCGGCATGACGACGTCGAAGCCGGGGGCG
Coding sequences within:
- a CDS encoding ABC transporter permease is translated as MWELVERISPYAVAFTVPLLITATGGLYSERSGVINIGLEGLMVVGSFAAALTIAALQPVMGGEALWLGLLAAVAAGALFSLLHAFASVSLHANQVISGTAINMIAGALTVFIARNVTGSGNIQVSPFARFDIPGLSDFPVVGKLLFANTYPTTWLCLLIFAAAYFVLYRTVFGLRLRACGEHPQAVASAGVDVGRIRYAAVVISGACAGLGGAIVLTTFSGEFNGTVFGLGFLALAALIFGQWKPLGILGATFFFGFASTVATSAQAIPALAYIPGVALKTFPYVLTLLVLVVFSKTTRPPRASGEPFEPGKR
- a CDS encoding CoA-binding protein, with the translated sequence MKETERMMGMARLTRDFFESGEVLFVGFSSRNAGFSRKLYNAFTAAGIKVYPLNPKGSADPAVKVYRSLDELPAVPEAAYVLLGGGKAGGLVRELAAGGVKRIMFHLGKTADAAVLEECRALGVETAVACPLMLLGGGIHRLHGWLAGVRR